The stretch of DNA tattattatatttacaattatatttataacatgttcaatttgttatacatttttctattattcatgtattattattatttaataaatattttatgtttaaaatattatttatttatttattttaactaacttataattttatttctattgttatgttatcgttggcttTTTAAGATATGTTAAGagttgttatgtcattgttgattatttaaaaatttgatgttaagatttgttatatgtatttaatttttttatttaaaaaatcgcaAGTTCAAACCGATTcaaaccgcttgtaatcggatcggatcggatcggattttcaaaaaaagttcatccaattcaaaccgcaccgcacataaattaagTGTTCGGATTGGATGACTTTTTCTCTtgaaaccgaaccaaaccgcaccgcaaacaCCCGTAATGGTGGTGTCTATGACGAGTATAAACGTACGATtgttatttcttccatttttgctttaAAAGAGAGCTTTGTTTTGTTAAATAAGCTAGGGTCCCTAGGATTGTTTGGCGTAGCCCACACATACACCACCTAATTAAATTTGTTACATACTTacattctattattattattattaaggagCGGATAATTTAAGATAAAGATGTAATAGAAATAAAGCATATAATGGGAGTGGTATTATAAAAATTGGATTGACAATATTTCCCCTCCAATTTCATAAAGAGaactcttaattaattaaatgacaTAGAGGTCAGCCAATTCTTCCAGAGAGTCAGCAGTGAGCATTGGATCTGCCTTTTCTAGCATCCACAAGAGATGATCAAAGAGAACTACCTCACAGTTAACCACCAAAACATTTTCATAATCATCACCGTCGTTTCGCTTTGACTTATTGATTAGAGCATTCATAAGAGGATGATTCAGATATTTGGAGCTGATTACGTACCGTTTCCTTGTGCTGCCAACAAATATAgtttcaaaattttcatgttcCTGCATCTCATTTCCAGCCCACAAATTCTCCTTCACAGATTTGGACCTCAAACTGCTATATGATGAAGATCTTCCTAGCTGCCAATTTGACAAGCTCTTGCACTTCCTCAGCATTATAttgatcttcatcttcttcattgtATTTGGATTCAGGCAAGTATGGAGGGGATGATGGGAGACACGGAGAGTAGTATTGATAAGGAAGAAGCGAAAGATGAGAGAGACAAATAGACTTAGAACACACTCATAACAATTAACAAGTGTGGTACTTCTAAAGAGAGTTAGCGAGGTGGGTGCAAAGTCTCTGTTCTCGGCCGCTAGAAGTGTGGGGTCAATTTTCGATCAAacatttattctaattttttttgtgacaaGAACAAGTAACCTTTTGAtgtttttattagtgttcatGCCCGTGCGTCACACGGGAGAGAATTGCAACAACCAATGATTGAAGCTCCCGTATATGCCAGCATGCATTTGAAATGTGGTCTGAT from Arachis hypogaea cultivar Tifrunner unplaced genomic scaffold, arahy.Tifrunner.gnm2.J5K5 arahy.Tifrunner.gnm2.scaffold_878, whole genome shotgun sequence encodes:
- the LOC112726204 gene encoding auxin-responsive protein SAUR78-like, whose translation is MKKMKINIMLRKCKSLSNWQLGRSSSYSSLRSKSVKENLWAGNEMQEHENFETIFVGSTRKRYVISSKYLNHPLMNALINKSKRNDGDDYENVLVVNCEVVLFDHLLWMLEKADPMLTADSLEELADLYVI